In Pseudoxanthomonas sp. SE1, the genomic stretch GTGGTCGTCCTCGATCCTGTCCCTCCGTAAACACTGTTACGCACCAGGTTGGGTAGTGTCCGGTCTGAGATTGTCGGTGCGAAAAACCTGTCAGATGTGACAGATATTGTCGATGCCCCGTCACTGCTCAAGCTGCCTGCCAACGACATCGCGATAACGAATGAAGGAGGCGCAGGCATTGTTGGCAGAACACTGGGGACCAAGATGGAAATCGCAACTCTTGATGACGTTTTGCTCGACCAGCGCGCTGGATCTTTGCCACGGCTAGCAGCGTATGCGGCTTCCCGTGTCGTGACGTGCCGCCTCAAGTCGATCCGGTTGCCGCTGGTTCTCCTCCTAGTATCTGCCGTCATTCATTCGGCGACCTTCACAACGCCCGCTGGCTCCAACTACTTCAACGGCCATCTGTTCAGCACGTTCACAGGCGCGAACGGTGCGGCGGCGACAACGGGGCAGACATCCACACTGCATACCTTCACCGTCACCCAGATGGACATCGCTTCGGGGACGGGCAACGTGTCGCAGTTCGTGTCCGGAATTCTCAGCGCAGGTTCCGGCTACCCGGCGACCACGCCGCAGATACCGGAAATGAGCGCGATCAATGGCTTGGGGTTGGGTGGCCGCATCCGCTATACCGTCAACCGGACCTTGCCGCTGGGCACGTACATTTGAATGAGTGGCTAGGCCGGACGCATTGTCCATCGGGGATGCGGGCTTGGCAGTTCTGCGGAACAACCATCGGAAACACGCAGTAATGATCAAGAAAGAGCAGGCAGGAGTGGCCGAAGGGCTGGATGGGCGACCTGCGGGCAGTCCCCGCGAATGTGCAATGCAAGGAATTCCTAATGAATAGTCATACATGCCTCTCGCACGTCAGGAGGCACCTGCTCAGGTGGTCGAAATCTTTGCTCGGCTTGGTGGCATTGCCACTTCTTGGTTTCAGCCAGCAGGCACAGGCGCAACTGTCGTGCGACACCGGTTACGCCTACATGCTCATGCTGAACAACACCACGACGCCAGCGACAACGGCACTCAGGCGTCTCAACCTGTCGAACGGCACGTGGACGAATGTCGTGGCGAGTACGCCGTACACTGGTTTATCGAATGCGCTTGGCTTGACGGTGGATGGCTCCGCCGCCTGGATGATCGAAGCCTACGCCAGCGGCGGCAGTTCAGTGCTACAGGTGCGCGGTTACGATGCAGTCAGTGGGGCGTGGTCGAACTTCAACGTCTCCATCCCCGGCCAGGCCAATGCCGGCGGGCTGACAGAGATTCCGCGCGGAGCGGTCAGTCCGGTGAACGGCGTCTATTACATCAGCAGGCCGAACGCGAGCAATGCGTCGGAGCAACTGGTTTACGCGTTCGACACCAGCGCCAATACGTTCATCGGCCAGGTGGCACGGGTTGCAAGTGTAACGAATACTGGCAACGGCGACCTTACGTTTGACGCCTACGGCAACATGTACCTGGTCGCGTCCGGAGCGAACGGCAGTTACATCTATCGGATCGACCAGGGTTCGATTCCTACATCCTCGTCTACCGCGCTCGTCCCCTCCACCTCGATCGGCACCATTCCGTCCTCGGCGGGCCTGTTGCCCGGGTTGGCGTTCGACGGCGACGGGTGGCTCTACGCCACGACGACCACCCAGATTTTCAAGATCAATCCGACCACCGGTGCCATCGCTGCAGGCTACCCGGTCGCGGTTTCCGGAGCTGGAGGTGCTGCGTACGTACTTGACCTTGCCGATTGCAACACCGCGCCAACCTTGCGGTTGAGCAAGGACGCGACGCGGCTGGTGTCCACGGATCAGTTCCAGCTGCAGATCACTCCCGGCACCGCGCCGGGCAACACTGCAACCACGACGGGTTCGACCAATGGCGTGCAAACTGCCCGCGTTGGCCACCTGCCGGTGATCGCCGGGGAGACCTATACGCTGACCGAGACCCAGCAGGGTACGGCGGTGCTCAACAACTACGACGTTTCATTGACTTGCCGGGACGTAGCCAATAGCAACGTCGTTGTACCGGCGACAGCCGTCACCACGACGGGGACCAGCCGCGCTTACGGTGTAGTGATACCCGGGGTGACGCTTGGCGGGAACACTCCGCAGGTCGAATGCACTTACCTCAACACCCCGCCGCCACAACCGGACTTCGGCACCTGCGATGCGCGGATGTTCCTGGATCAGACGAACTCCGGGGCGACGCTATCGACGCTGTACAACGTCGGCTACGCGAGTACGCCGTTCACCTATGCCAGTCTGGGATCGGGGGCGCCACGCAATGGCATCGGCTACAACATGTTGGATAACTACATCTACGCCATGGAGTGGGGCGGCTTCTCGGGCAATGAGCTGGTGCGTGTGGGTTCGGATGGCAGCACCGTCAACCTGGGAGTGGTAACTGGCCTTCCGGCTTCCAATTACAACAACGGCGTAATTTCGCCGACCGGCGATTACTACGTGATGCCCGGCTTTGGTGGGACGACACTCTACCGCGTCAACCTCACCACTCGGGTGGCCACGGTCGTCACGCTGAGTTCGTCCATCAGCGTCTCCGACTTTGCCTGGCATAACGGACTGCTGTGGGGCATTAATTCCAACGAAGGCACGCTGGTCAGCATCGATCCCGCCAGCGGTGCGGTGACTACGATCGGATCATCATTTCCGGTCAACAATGCGATTGCGATGTGGGGTTTCGACAACGGCTTGTTCGCCAGCGGTGGTTCCACCATCTACGCCATCGATCCGGCTACGGGTGCGGCAACGCTGATGAGTACAGCGCCGGGCGCCACCAACGCCGACGGCGCCAATTGCCCCGGTGCAACCATCCAGTTCAACGCCGACCTGTCGGTCACCAAGACCAACACGCCTGGTTCGGGCCCGAACGACTTGTCGACCGACACCTATTCGCCCGGCGAGACGCGCACATATACCGTCGTGGTGACCAACCTCAGCGGTTCCTTCGGCGCGCAGAACGTCACGGTCAGCGATCCGATTCCGGCAGGCATCGATGCGGCCACCGTGAGCTGGACCTGTGCCAACACCTCGGGCGGTTCGCGTTGTGGTGCCGCCAGCGGGACCGGTGCGCTGAACGATACCGGCCTGGACCTGCCGCCGAATGCGGTGGCCACCTATCGGGTGACGATGACGGTGCCGACCGGTTTCACGGGTGACCTGACCAACACGGTCACCATCACGCCGCCGAGCACGATCAACGATACGAATGCCGCCAACAACACGGCCACCGATGTGGACCAGTCCGCGCCGCAGCTGACGATCCGCAAGATCAGCATCGGTGGCGTGGACAGCTTCGGCTTCACCGGTACCAATGGCGTGGTTGCGCAGACCCTGACCACCACGACGGCTGGTAGTCCGGTGAGCGGTGTCACCCAGGTACTGACGGCGGCCGGCACCGCCACCACAATTACCGAGAGCACCACGCCGGCCGCCTACCAGCTGACCGGCATCACGTGCACGGGTCTGGGCGCAGGCGGTACGGCGACCCCGGACCTGGTCAACCGCACCGTGGCACTCGATGTCGCAGCAACGGCGGCGGGCGCCAACATCGTATGCACGTTCACCAACACGCTGCAGCAGACGGACATCCAGGTGGTGAAGACCGCGTCGCCTGATCCGGTGGTCAGTGGTGAGGTGGTGACCTACCAGATCGTGGTCAGCAACAACGGTCCGCTGGCGGCCAGCAACGTCCTGCTGACCGATGTCGCGGGAGTGGGGCAGGACTGCACCACGCCGAGCACGACGGCGACCTGTTCTGCTGCAGGTGGCGCGAGCTGCCCGTCGCCGACGGTGCCGGTGAGCAGCCTGCTGGGCGCAGGCATCACGATTCCGGTCCTGCCCGTGGGGGGGCTGGTCACCATCAGCCTGCAGTGTTCGGTGTCCGCAGATGGCTTGTAACAGGATGCCCTGTTGAAGCGTCGAGTGCCGATGGTGGTCGGCACCGCTCTGTAAATGCCGTTACGTCCGTCGACTCGTCGTGTCCGGTGAATGCCCACTGGTGCGAATATCTTTGCCAAATGTGAGAGTCGCCGGCTATGCCGTCGCTCTGGTCGAGTATCGGGTGCACTACCCAACGCGTACAGGGGAAGGGGTATGAAGGCACAACATGCGGAGGCCATGCTGCTTGGCGGCATGGGCGCATACCGTCCTCGTATTCGACGTTCACCATTGCCGATGGCGGTGCGTGTGCGGAATCCTGCTTTTACAGAAAGGCAGGAAAACGATGGCGCCCTTGCCGGGCGAAGGACTGACACGTGGCAGCAGGGGAAGCAGCGATGACCACCCTTGCATATCCGGGAAAATCGATGACGAGACGCTTTCTCCAACTGACGGTCCTTGGACTGATCGCGTGGGTCATGCCCGCGAACGCCAACCAGATTCCCACGGCCTCCTCGGGAGGAACGGTCGCCACCAGCACCACGGTGACCAAGACCTATCCGTCGGGACTCACCTACACGCTCACGTTGTCCGGCGCGAGCGGGGTGCCGTTCCAGTTCGCTGGCCAGGGGGCACTGAACCAGACGGGCAGCCCGGCGACGGCGTACTACTCGCCCGGCATTGCGGTGGGGGCGGGAAGTTCTTCATCGAGTATCGGCGTGTATGGGCCCTGCACACCGTCGGGGGGAGTCTGCCTCGATCGCGGCACGATAACGATCACCTTCAGCCAACCCGTGACCGATCCCGTACTGCATGTGTCGGGATTGGGTGGCGCCAGTGGCGGGGACAACCACGCGCCGGTTCTCCGCCTGACATCGCCGGCAACCGGCGTCACCCTGAGCAGCCAGGGCGCGCCCACGAACATGAACATCACGGCCACGTCGTTCACAAGCGGCACGCTCAACGGCGCCACCGCCTGCAATGCGACGGGCACAGGTGCGGGCTGCGGCAGCATCCGCGTCAACGGCACGGTCACTTCGCTGACGTTCGCGGTGGACCTGCGTGCGTCAGGCGCACTGGCTTCGACGGAATTCGACACCTTCGGCATCACCGTCACGGTGGACGAGGATTTCAGCGACGCGCCGACCACCAACTTCAACTCGGCGCAGGCGCCCACCCACATCGTGGGCGACCTGCGGCTCGGCGCCGCGCTCGATGCGGATAACGTCAACGTGACCGCGGCCACCGCAAGCCCGTTCCCGGTCGCTGCCGGTGCCGACAACACCATCGGTGTGGGCGACAACCTCGCGGGTGCCGACGAAGACGCCATCACCACCTTCCCCACCATCCACTCGGCCGTCACCAGCTACAGCCTCGTCGTGCCCATCAGCGGCGCCAGCAAGGCAGGCATCGTATGCGGCTGGATCGACTTCAACCGCAACAACGCCTTCGTCGCCACCGAGCGCGCATGCTCGACCTTCGCGAGCGGTGCGAGCAGTGTCACCCTGGCCTGGAACAGCGCGAACGGCAATGCGCCCACGGGCATGAGCGCCGGCAACAACTACGTGCGCCTGCGCGCGGGCTACACCACCGCGCAGATCCAGACCGCCGACGGCAAGGGCCGTGCAGACAGTGGCGAGGTCGAAGACTACCGCCTCACGATCGCCGCCGCGGTGCCGGCGCTCTCCATCACCAAGGCCGGCAACGGGCCGTGGACGGTGGGCCAGACCGGCGCCACCTATACCTTGAACGTCACCAACAACGGTACCGGTGCGACGTCCGGTACCGTCACCGTGCGCGAACAGTTGCCCACCGGCATCGGCATCCGTCCCGCGACCGGATTCACGGCGGCGACGGGATGGACCTGCAGCTACTCCGACGAGGCGGCGCAGAATGCGACCACCATCGTTCCCAACACCGGCATGGTGGTCACCTGTACCTCGACCACGGCCATTCCGGCCGGCGGCACGGTGGCACTGACGATCCCCGTGCTGGTGACGTCGGCATCGCCGGCTTCCGTGACCAACCATGCCTCCGTCGGCGGTGGCGGCGATCCGTTCAATGGCGGCACCGCCCCCGTCGCGGGCGCCACATGTACCGATGCCGACCACTGCGCCAGCGTGTCGACGGCGGTCACGGCCTCGCCGCCCGCGCCTGCCACCTGCACGGCGACCACGGCGGTGAACCTGTTCGCCACGGCACCCTTCCAAAGCAACTTCTTCACAGACAACGCCACGCAAACACGCACGGCGACGCTGCTCGCCACGGCGGGCGGCTACTCGGTGGGCACCGGCACCGGTGGGCGCTTCGTCGTGGACATGAACTGGCGCTGGAGTCCCGGATTCCCGCTGCCATCCAATGCGTCGACCATGTCCTTGCGCGTCAATGGCACCGACTACGCGACCATGACCACGCAGGCGGGCTACGCCGGCTACGCAACCCTGGTGGCCCAGAATGGCGCGAGCCTGTTCGACGGCACCACCACGGTGGAGACCAACCGCACCTCGAACGAGAACTTCTGGGTCACGTTGCCTGCCTCGGTCACCACCATCACCAGCGTGCAGATGGTGTACACCGGCGGTTCGACGGCGGACGACTTCTTCTTCTCCGGTCCCGCGCTCTATGGCTGTCCCATACCGGCCGACCTGTCCATCACCAAGACCAACAACCAGGACGTGTACACGGCGGGCCAGGCGATGACCTACACCATCGTGGTCAGCAACCTTGGCCCGGGTGCCTCCAACAATGCGGTGTTCACCGATCCTGCGGTGACCGGCATGACGAAGACAGGCGTGACCTGCGGCAGCCCGACCGGCGGCGCCACGTGCCCCACGGCCGCCAACACCACGGTTGCGCTGGTGCAGGGCAGCGGTATCGTCATTCCCAGTCTGCCATCTGGCAGCAGTGTGACGTTCCAGCTGACCGCCACGGTCAACGCCGGCACCACGGCCAACCTGACCAATGTCGCCAACATCGCCACGCCGAGCGGACAGACCGATCCGGTGCCGGGCAACAACACGGCGTCGGATACCGATACATCGCAACCCAGCTTCGGCACCTGTGATGCGCGGATGTTCATGGACCAGGTGCCCTCGAACATCTCGACGCTGTACAACGTGAACTACACCACGGCGCCGTTCACGCTGACCTCACTGGGGTCCTCCACCTCCACCACCGGCCGCAATGGCGTTGGCTACAACGTGCTGGACAACTACATCTACGGCATCCGGTGGCCGACGAGCGGAAGCATCGTTGAGCTCATCCGTGTAGGTGCCAACGGCACTGGCCAGAACCTGGGCGCCATCGCGGGTCTGCCAACAGGGACCGTCTGGAACAACGGCGTCATTTCACCGGCCGGCGACTATTACCTGAAGAGCGGTTTGTCGACCACGACGCTCTACCGTGTGAATCTGGCCACTCTGCCATACACCGCCATCCCAATCACCCTGAGCCAACCGGTACAGACCTTCGATCTGGCCTGGCACAACGGGCTGCTGTATGGCGTGGACATCACGTCGAGCCCGAGCCAACTGGTCAGCATCGACCCCGTCAGTGGCGCGGTGACGACCATTGGGTCGACCTTTCCGTTGACCAATGCGCTGGCCATGTGGGGCTTCAACAACATGTTGCTGGGTTCATCCGGGGGAGCCATCTATGCCCTCGATCCCGTTTCGGGTGCGGGCACGTTATTGAGCGTTATCTCGCCTTCTGCCAACAACGGAGACGGTGCCAACTGTCCCACTGCGAACATTGCCTTCAACGGCGACCTGTCGGTCACCAAGACCAACACGCCCGCTTCGGGGCCGAATGATCTGCCGACGGACACCTATACGCCCGGTGCGACGCGCACGTACACCATCGTGGTGAGCAATCCGAGCACCAGCTTTGGCGCGCAGAACGTCACGGTGAGCGACCCGGTACCGGCGGGCATCGATGCGGCCACCGTGAGCTGGACCTGCACCAACACCTCGGGCGGATCGCGTTGCGGCGCGGCCAGCGGCACGGGCGCACTCAACGACACCGCGCTGGACCTGCCGTCGGGTTCGGTGGCGACCTACACCGTGACGATGACGGTACCCGCCGGTTTCACCGGCGACCTGACGAACACGGTGACCATCACACCGCCGAGCACGATCAACGATACGAATGCCGCCAACAACACCGCCACCGATGTGGACCAGTCCGCACCGCAACTGACGATCCGCAAGATCAGTGTCGGGGGCGTGGACAGCTTCGGCTTCACCGGTACCAATGGCGTGGTCGACCAGACCCTGACCACCACGACCGCCGGCAGCCCGGTGAGCGGCGCCACCCAGGCACTGACGGCAGCCGGCATCGCCACCACGATCACCGAAAGCACCACGCCGGCAACCTACCAGCTCACCGACATCACCTGCACGGGCTTGGGCGCAGGTGGCACGGCCACGCCTGACCTGGCCAACCGCACCGTGGCACTCGATGCCGCGGCGACGGCGACGGGTGCCAACATCGAATGCACGTTCACCAACACGCTGCAGCAGACGGATATCCAGGTGGTGAAGACCGCGTCGCCTGATCCGGTCGTGTCGGGGGATGTGGTGACCTACCAGATCGTGGTCAGCAACAACGGTCCGCTGGCGGTCAGCAACGTCCTGCTGACCGACGTGGCCGGGGCAGGGCAGGACTGCACCACGCCGAGCACGACCGCGACCTGTTCTGCTGCAGGTGGCGCGAGCTGCTCGCCGACGGTGCCGGTGAGCAGCCTGCTGGGCGCAGGCATCACCATACCGACCCTGCCGGTGGGCGGTCAGATTACCGTTGAATTGCAGTGCACCGTTACGGCCACAGGTACACCCTGAAACCGGACAGGCTTTCCGTCGCGCCGCACACGACGTGAACAACACGACGTAAAAGTGAGTCGACCACCACGCGTGGCCGACTCACTTCCGTGTGCAAGCGCTGGGTGAGTTCAACCCGTCAATGCAACATGATCAACAGTTGCACTGATAGGAGCGAACGATATGGCAAGGATGGGACGGCCCGGCATGTCTCGAGCCCAGAAGCGAGATCTATGGCGACGATGGAAGGGCGGCCAGTCGCTCAGCGACATTGCCCGCTTCTTTGACAAGAATCCGGGTTCGATTTTCGGGGTTCTGGCCGCGCAAGGCGGGATCGCGCCGAGGGAACGTCGCCGATCCGCCCGGTCGCTGAGCTTAATGGACCGCGAAGAGATATCTCGATGCCTAGCTTCTGGCCAGTCGTTTCGCCAGATTGCGCTCAGCCTAGGGCGGCCTACCTCGACGATTAGCCGGGAAGTGGCACGGCATGGTGACCGTGACCGATATCGGGCCGCACATGCCGATGAGGCCGCTTGGGAGGCAGCCCGGAGGCCACAGTCTTGCCGGTTGGCCGATAACCCTCGTCTGCGCTGGTTGGTGGCTTGCAAGCTGGGCCAGCAGTGGTCGCCGGAACAGATCGCCGGCTGGCTTAAGCTGAGGTTCCCGCTCAACCAGGCACTGCAGGTGTCGCACGAAACGATCTACCGGAGCTTGTTCATCCAGGCGCGCGGCCTGCTCAAGAAGGAACTCCTGGCGCACCTGCGCACGCGTCGTCGTATGCGCCACTCAAAGCTGGCCACCGCGATGCCTCGCGGCGGGATCATCGACGCGGTATCGATTCGGGAGCGTCCGGCGGAGGTCGAAGATCGCGCCGTGCCAGGGCATTGGGAGGGTGATCTGATCACGGGCAGCAACAATTCCCACATCGCGACGCTTGTGGAACGGCACTCGCGCTTCGTGATGCTGGTGAAAGTGAAGGGTAAGGACACCAACAGCGTCGTCTCGGCGCTGAGCCGGCAAGTGAAAACACTGCCAACCGCGCTGCGAAAATCGCTGACGTGGGATCGAGGCGGTGAGATGGCCAGCCACAAGAACTTCACCGTGGCGACCGACACGCAGGTCTACTTCTGCGATCCGCAAAGCCCTTGGCAGCGCGGTTCGAACGAAAACACCAATGGCCTTCTGCGGCAGTACTTCCCCGACGGCACGGATCTATCCCGCCATTCGCAGGCATTCTTG encodes the following:
- a CDS encoding DUF11 domain-containing protein, producing MALPLLGFSQQAQAQLSCDTGYAYMLMLNNTTTPATTALRRLNLSNGTWTNVVASTPYTGLSNALGLTVDGSAAWMIEAYASGGSSVLQVRGYDAVSGAWSNFNVSIPGQANAGGLTEIPRGAVSPVNGVYYISRPNASNASEQLVYAFDTSANTFIGQVARVASVTNTGNGDLTFDAYGNMYLVASGANGSYIYRIDQGSIPTSSSTALVPSTSIGTIPSSAGLLPGLAFDGDGWLYATTTTQIFKINPTTGAIAAGYPVAVSGAGGAAYVLDLADCNTAPTLRLSKDATRLVSTDQFQLQITPGTAPGNTATTTGSTNGVQTARVGHLPVIAGETYTLTETQQGTAVLNNYDVSLTCRDVANSNVVVPATAVTTTGTSRAYGVVIPGVTLGGNTPQVECTYLNTPPPQPDFGTCDARMFLDQTNSGATLSTLYNVGYASTPFTYASLGSGAPRNGIGYNMLDNYIYAMEWGGFSGNELVRVGSDGSTVNLGVVTGLPASNYNNGVISPTGDYYVMPGFGGTTLYRVNLTTRVATVVTLSSSISVSDFAWHNGLLWGINSNEGTLVSIDPASGAVTTIGSSFPVNNAIAMWGFDNGLFASGGSTIYAIDPATGAATLMSTAPGATNADGANCPGATIQFNADLSVTKTNTPGSGPNDLSTDTYSPGETRTYTVVVTNLSGSFGAQNVTVSDPIPAGIDAATVSWTCANTSGGSRCGAASGTGALNDTGLDLPPNAVATYRVTMTVPTGFTGDLTNTVTITPPSTINDTNAANNTATDVDQSAPQLTIRKISIGGVDSFGFTGTNGVVAQTLTTTTAGSPVSGVTQVLTAAGTATTITESTTPAAYQLTGITCTGLGAGGTATPDLVNRTVALDVAATAAGANIVCTFTNTLQQTDIQVVKTASPDPVVSGEVVTYQIVVSNNGPLAASNVLLTDVAGVGQDCTTPSTTATCSAAGGASCPSPTVPVSSLLGAGITIPVLPVGGLVTISLQCSVSADGL
- a CDS encoding DUF11 domain-containing protein; this translates as MTRRFLQLTVLGLIAWVMPANANQIPTASSGGTVATSTTVTKTYPSGLTYTLTLSGASGVPFQFAGQGALNQTGSPATAYYSPGIAVGAGSSSSSIGVYGPCTPSGGVCLDRGTITITFSQPVTDPVLHVSGLGGASGGDNHAPVLRLTSPATGVTLSSQGAPTNMNITATSFTSGTLNGATACNATGTGAGCGSIRVNGTVTSLTFAVDLRASGALASTEFDTFGITVTVDEDFSDAPTTNFNSAQAPTHIVGDLRLGAALDADNVNVTAATASPFPVAAGADNTIGVGDNLAGADEDAITTFPTIHSAVTSYSLVVPISGASKAGIVCGWIDFNRNNAFVATERACSTFASGASSVTLAWNSANGNAPTGMSAGNNYVRLRAGYTTAQIQTADGKGRADSGEVEDYRLTIAAAVPALSITKAGNGPWTVGQTGATYTLNVTNNGTGATSGTVTVREQLPTGIGIRPATGFTAATGWTCSYSDEAAQNATTIVPNTGMVVTCTSTTAIPAGGTVALTIPVLVTSASPASVTNHASVGGGGDPFNGGTAPVAGATCTDADHCASVSTAVTASPPAPATCTATTAVNLFATAPFQSNFFTDNATQTRTATLLATAGGYSVGTGTGGRFVVDMNWRWSPGFPLPSNASTMSLRVNGTDYATMTTQAGYAGYATLVAQNGASLFDGTTTVETNRTSNENFWVTLPASVTTITSVQMVYTGGSTADDFFFSGPALYGCPIPADLSITKTNNQDVYTAGQAMTYTIVVSNLGPGASNNAVFTDPAVTGMTKTGVTCGSPTGGATCPTAANTTVALVQGSGIVIPSLPSGSSVTFQLTATVNAGTTANLTNVANIATPSGQTDPVPGNNTASDTDTSQPSFGTCDARMFMDQVPSNISTLYNVNYTTAPFTLTSLGSSTSTTGRNGVGYNVLDNYIYGIRWPTSGSIVELIRVGANGTGQNLGAIAGLPTGTVWNNGVISPAGDYYLKSGLSTTTLYRVNLATLPYTAIPITLSQPVQTFDLAWHNGLLYGVDITSSPSQLVSIDPVSGAVTTIGSTFPLTNALAMWGFNNMLLGSSGGAIYALDPVSGAGTLLSVISPSANNGDGANCPTANIAFNGDLSVTKTNTPASGPNDLPTDTYTPGATRTYTIVVSNPSTSFGAQNVTVSDPVPAGIDAATVSWTCTNTSGGSRCGAASGTGALNDTALDLPSGSVATYTVTMTVPAGFTGDLTNTVTITPPSTINDTNAANNTATDVDQSAPQLTIRKISVGGVDSFGFTGTNGVVDQTLTTTTAGSPVSGATQALTAAGIATTITESTTPATYQLTDITCTGLGAGGTATPDLANRTVALDAAATATGANIECTFTNTLQQTDIQVVKTASPDPVVSGDVVTYQIVVSNNGPLAVSNVLLTDVAGAGQDCTTPSTTATCSAAGGASCSPTVPVSSLLGAGITIPTLPVGGQITVELQCTVTATGTP
- a CDS encoding IS30 family transposase; this translates as MGRPGMSRAQKRDLWRRWKGGQSLSDIARFFDKNPGSIFGVLAAQGGIAPRERRRSARSLSLMDREEISRCLASGQSFRQIALSLGRPTSTISREVARHGDRDRYRAAHADEAAWEAARRPQSCRLADNPRLRWLVACKLGQQWSPEQIAGWLKLRFPLNQALQVSHETIYRSLFIQARGLLKKELLAHLRTRRRMRHSKLATAMPRGGIIDAVSIRERPAEVEDRAVPGHWEGDLITGSNNSHIATLVERHSRFVMLVKVKGKDTNSVVSALSRQVKTLPTALRKSLTWDRGGEMASHKNFTVATDTQVYFCDPQSPWQRGSNENTNGLLRQYFPDGTDLSRHSQAFLNKIARRLNERPRKTLGFQTPAAKLSQAVASTG